Proteins encoded together in one Pontiella desulfatans window:
- a CDS encoding beta strand repeat-containing protein, whose translation MNRTIQAGFLTLVLCTASAVRAANIYWDNSAGDNVYTNASNWVGDSFPASENMYINLGGNDKAVVGPGQTTLNADTLRIGYSGAGAELEQTGGTLQATSNSGAVSRFGNGSGNSGTLTIKAGSASINAIQLGLSGGSGHITISDGGLNVSRAVSDYSLIIDNDSGSSAGNFEISGGSLITRAGVKIGNNGTFKVVGNAATQIGIGSSGTSVDGRWVQDSGGTLAVRVAATATGLTKIVVDDQEASTDWNGDVTFAAGSLLEVDFAGAFTNGGTFTVMEWEGALLENGLALAPGVDTSIWSFNVDETNKRLTVTAAGAPFYSTNVTVNSISELRQYAGESGYAITMAPGTYWLTGTTDPYLLNFSGSNNTFNLTGVHIKVDTAELAGFGSTTLVNVLNIGGDGVVVDGLTLSMEKLAYNGTDAFGNPKEYCADKSSVVVVVTGSDTVIKNCEFTTGGSYPYGYGDAFGKGARPNVDGVTSAAFISHKKQSGFLITGGAGNVTVENVTLNMRSFGHGFFFQQGAHDLFFNNCQVLGDTMADSDDIIAHPEYQAWGSATYKEPIPADIRISKHEGGFRSYGNDPESNGYNQYIENVTITNCRVERMRTGVAAGANAGTLNVYDMEIVECEYGFGANAYGTTLYKNCKGDALNGPLIYFQYGVDYPATYEVELTGDTPGHGVWPIALISGVGNHITLTSSAAPGVYSKEAYVNTSQKWREWRHRPSGDLDELSTGNYASYTTGNFITNLTDQILVFGKNATGNSGCVSTGGVINKGTNNEYVGETLVPAPIIVQDTWSYPPNPTNVPWAQWDSEGNLILPTPPVTIFDGTLYIDDADALGGSPAGDGGTTVSNGTLEVASGFALQGEDLVLSGSGTAGQGAIYSDGAVANSTRLSSGSGSITLAGDTSIGVGVSGNQLLVGPIGGTGNLTKTGAGQLTLEGGANSFVGTFTVAEGKVLARSNKALNDLIILAGTTFSQNGNLALNQDSAEQTTVDGTLNLNSRGVADTGAFSVNIGSLSGAGLITATSTAATQTVNVNSTTTDSSFDGTIAGRLAVVKNGAGTTLALNGSCSHSEGTFVNAGWLGGTGSINGAVTVAPGAGIAPGNGVGTLTTGPQTWNGGAMLDVEVDASSHDVLVVNGALALGGVSCAIHLSAPDIGFDARASRSWLIVDAASVSGFSPGKFTVDASAFAANNPLDGGTFSVSESGGELHLDFTPVPYTALEEWRFQKFGTYSNAGDAADGANPDGDARDNLLEYGTGSNPNVFNSNSVATLGTTPDGTKATITFDRIADPALTYWVEAGTNLLSNDWNTIWTSTGSSNTAGPVTVEDTQSISSPWNRFLQMKLMH comes from the coding sequence ATGAACAGAACAATTCAGGCAGGTTTTCTTACGCTGGTTCTTTGCACGGCCTCGGCGGTGCGGGCAGCCAACATCTATTGGGATAACAGTGCCGGGGATAATGTCTATACCAATGCTTCGAACTGGGTGGGTGATTCGTTCCCGGCTTCGGAAAATATGTACATCAATCTCGGAGGAAACGATAAAGCGGTCGTTGGTCCGGGACAAACCACGCTGAACGCCGATACGCTGCGCATCGGCTATTCCGGTGCCGGTGCCGAACTGGAGCAGACCGGTGGCACGCTGCAGGCCACCTCCAATTCCGGAGCGGTCAGCCGCTTCGGCAATGGCAGCGGGAATTCCGGCACGCTGACCATCAAGGCCGGGTCGGCTTCGATTAATGCGATACAGCTGGGGCTCTCCGGCGGTTCCGGCCATATCACCATCTCCGACGGCGGCCTGAATGTTTCGCGGGCGGTTTCGGACTACAGTCTCATCATTGACAACGACAGCGGTTCCTCGGCGGGGAATTTCGAGATTTCGGGTGGATCATTGATTACCCGCGCAGGGGTGAAGATCGGTAATAACGGCACTTTTAAAGTGGTTGGGAATGCGGCAACGCAGATCGGAATTGGTTCTTCCGGCACCTCGGTTGACGGCCGCTGGGTTCAGGATTCCGGCGGAACGCTGGCCGTTCGTGTGGCCGCCACCGCGACCGGCCTGACCAAAATCGTTGTGGACGACCAGGAGGCTTCGACCGACTGGAATGGCGACGTTACCTTCGCGGCCGGCTCGCTGCTGGAGGTGGACTTTGCCGGGGCGTTCACCAACGGCGGCACATTCACGGTGATGGAATGGGAGGGGGCCCTGCTGGAGAATGGCTTGGCTTTGGCCCCGGGCGTCGATACCTCGATCTGGAGTTTCAATGTGGATGAAACCAACAAGCGACTGACGGTCACCGCCGCCGGTGCGCCGTTTTACAGCACCAATGTAACGGTGAACAGTATTTCGGAATTGCGCCAGTATGCCGGCGAGTCCGGTTATGCCATCACCATGGCGCCGGGAACCTATTGGTTGACCGGCACGACGGATCCCTACCTGCTCAATTTCAGCGGATCGAACAACACCTTCAATCTGACCGGCGTCCACATCAAGGTCGATACGGCGGAGCTGGCCGGATTCGGCTCCACAACCCTGGTGAATGTGCTGAATATCGGCGGGGACGGCGTGGTGGTGGACGGGCTTACGCTCAGCATGGAAAAGCTGGCCTACAACGGCACCGATGCCTTCGGAAACCCGAAGGAATACTGTGCCGATAAAAGCAGCGTGGTGGTTGTGGTGACGGGATCGGACACCGTAATTAAAAACTGCGAATTCACCACGGGCGGATCCTATCCCTACGGCTATGGCGATGCGTTCGGAAAAGGGGCACGGCCGAATGTGGATGGAGTCACCAGCGCGGCCTTCATCAGCCACAAGAAGCAGAGCGGTTTTTTGATTACGGGCGGAGCCGGAAACGTGACGGTTGAGAATGTCACGTTGAACATGCGCAGCTTCGGCCACGGGTTCTTTTTCCAGCAGGGGGCGCACGACCTCTTCTTTAACAACTGCCAGGTGCTCGGCGACACGATGGCGGATAGCGACGACATCATCGCCCATCCCGAATACCAGGCATGGGGGTCTGCCACCTACAAGGAGCCCATTCCTGCGGACATCCGGATTTCCAAGCATGAGGGCGGGTTCCGCTCCTATGGAAACGACCCTGAGTCCAACGGCTACAACCAATATATCGAAAACGTCACCATCACCAACTGCCGGGTGGAGCGCATGCGCACCGGAGTGGCCGCCGGGGCGAATGCCGGAACCCTGAACGTCTATGACATGGAGATCGTGGAGTGTGAATACGGCTTTGGAGCCAACGCCTATGGCACCACCCTGTACAAAAACTGTAAGGGCGATGCGCTCAACGGCCCGTTGATCTATTTCCAGTATGGGGTTGATTATCCGGCCACCTACGAGGTGGAGCTGACCGGCGACACGCCCGGCCACGGCGTTTGGCCGATCGCCTTGATCAGCGGTGTCGGCAACCACATCACGCTGACCAGCTCCGCGGCACCGGGCGTCTATTCAAAGGAGGCCTATGTGAACACCTCCCAAAAATGGCGCGAATGGCGGCACCGGCCTTCCGGCGATCTCGATGAACTGTCCACCGGGAACTATGCCAGTTACACCACCGGCAACTTCATCACCAACCTGACCGACCAGATTCTGGTGTTCGGCAAGAACGCGACCGGCAACAGCGGTTGCGTCTCCACCGGCGGGGTCATCAACAAGGGAACCAACAACGAGTATGTCGGTGAAACACTCGTTCCGGCCCCGATCATCGTGCAGGACACCTGGTCGTATCCGCCCAACCCGACCAACGTGCCCTGGGCGCAGTGGGACTCCGAAGGCAACCTGATCCTGCCGACGCCCCCGGTCACCATCTTTGACGGCACACTGTACATCGACGATGCCGATGCACTCGGCGGGTCGCCCGCCGGCGATGGCGGAACCACGGTCAGCAACGGCACGCTCGAGGTTGCATCCGGTTTTGCACTGCAGGGCGAAGACCTGGTGCTTTCCGGCAGCGGCACGGCCGGGCAGGGCGCGATTTATTCCGATGGCGCCGTCGCCAACTCCACCCGCCTCAGCTCCGGCTCCGGCTCGATCACCCTCGCGGGCGACACCTCCATCGGTGTGGGTGTTTCAGGCAATCAGCTGCTGGTCGGCCCGATTGGCGGAACCGGGAATCTCACCAAAACCGGCGCGGGCCAGCTGACCTTGGAAGGAGGAGCCAACTCGTTCGTCGGTACATTTACCGTTGCGGAAGGCAAGGTGCTCGCCCGATCCAACAAGGCACTGAACGATCTGATCATTCTGGCAGGAACAACCTTCTCGCAGAATGGGAACCTTGCCTTGAACCAGGATAGCGCTGAGCAAACAACAGTGGATGGAACGCTTAACCTGAATAGCCGTGGCGTGGCGGATACGGGGGCGTTCAGCGTAAATATCGGATCGCTTTCAGGAGCTGGCTTGATCACCGCAACGAGTACGGCGGCGACACAAACCGTCAACGTTAACAGTACAACCACAGACAGCAGCTTTGACGGAACCATTGCCGGCCGGCTCGCGGTTGTGAAGAACGGTGCAGGCACCACGCTGGCGCTCAACGGCAGTTGCTCCCACTCCGAAGGCACCTTCGTCAATGCCGGATGGCTCGGCGGAACGGGCTCCATCAACGGCGCGGTGACGGTGGCCCCCGGCGCAGGCATTGCCCCCGGCAACGGCGTTGGCACGCTGACCACCGGCCCGCAAACCTGGAACGGTGGGGCGATGCTCGATGTTGAAGTGGATGCTTCAAGCCACGATGTGTTGGTGGTGAATGGAGCACTCGCACTCGGCGGGGTTTCCTGCGCCATCCATCTATCGGCACCGGACATCGGATTCGATGCCCGCGCGTCCCGTTCGTGGTTGATTGTGGATGCCGCGAGTGTGTCGGGATTCTCCCCCGGAAAATTCACGGTCGATGCCTCGGCCTTCGCGGCGAACAACCCGTTGGACGGGGGCACGTTTTCCGTCTCTGAATCCGGCGGGGAACTCCATCTCGATTTTACGCCGGTTCCCTACACGGCGCTGGAGGAATGGCGCTTCCAAAAGTTCGGCACCTATTCCAACGCGGGCGATGCGGCGGATGGCGCCAACCCCGACGGCGATGCGCGCGACAACCTGCTCGAATACGGCACCGGCTCGAACCCGAATGTGTTCAATAGCAATTCGGTTGCGACCCTCGGAACCACGCCCGACGGCACGAAGGCCACCATCACCTTTGACCGCATCGCCGACCCTGCGCTGACCTATTGGGTGGAAGCCGGAACCAATCTGCTTTCCAATGATTGGAACACGATCTGGACGAGCACCGGTTCTTCCAATACGGCGGGCCCGGTGACGGTGGAAGATACGCAATCGATTTCCAGCCCTTGGAACCGGTTCCTGCAAATGAAGCTGATGCATTGA